Proteins found in one Chitinophagaceae bacterium genomic segment:
- the rpe gene encoding ribulose-phosphate 3-epimerase encodes MHHKIAPSILSADFGKLDEAIEMLNQSEADWIHVDIMDGVFVPNISFGFPVLEVLAEKTKKPLDVHLMITEPERYIDRFCEFNLHCLTVHYEASVHLNRTLTSIKEKNVLAGVAINPSTPVHMLDDILELSDLICLMSVNPGFGGQYFIENTLQKISTLKNKIQQKNASTLIEIDGGVTDKNFEKILLAGADVLVAGSQVFKAPSPVSMIKTLKSKAGNTRIA; translated from the coding sequence ATGCATCATAAAATTGCTCCCTCTATACTATCAGCAGATTTTGGGAAGCTTGATGAAGCTATAGAAATGCTAAATCAAAGTGAAGCAGACTGGATACATGTGGATATAATGGATGGAGTTTTTGTACCAAATATCAGTTTTGGATTCCCGGTTTTGGAAGTTTTGGCTGAAAAAACTAAAAAACCTTTAGATGTGCATTTAATGATTACAGAACCTGAAAGGTACATAGATAGATTTTGTGAATTCAATCTTCATTGTCTTACTGTTCATTATGAAGCATCGGTTCATTTAAACAGAACGCTTACATCCATTAAAGAAAAAAATGTACTAGCCGGAGTTGCCATAAACCCTTCCACACCGGTTCATATGTTGGATGACATCTTGGAACTAAGTGACTTAATTTGTCTGATGTCGGTTAATCCGGGATTTGGCGGACAATACTTTATTGAAAATACCCTTCAAAAAATTAGTACTTTAAAAAATAAAATACAACAAAAGAACGCTTCAACTCTCATAGAAATTGATGGAGGAGTAACAGACAAAAATTTTGAAAAAATCTTATTAGCCGGAGCTGATGTATTAGTAGCCGGAAGTCAGGTTTTTAAAGCCCCCTCTCCTGTTTCGATGATTAAAACATTAAAAAGCAAAGCCGGGAATACCCGAATTGCATAA
- a CDS encoding TonB-dependent receptor, translated as MLRILGILFFWSFTNLLFSQEQGVLSGVVKDETGNVLPGANIIAISAEETTGTSTTNRGAFRLNLQAETEYMLVISYLGYKSDTTQLILQSNEEKVLNFQFDESAIALTQIEITDQQIRETPGMIKMDVQSIERIPNPAGGLEAALRSQALGVTGMSELSSTYSVRGGNFDENLVYINDLQVYRPFLIRSGEQEGLSVINPDMVSNVMFSSGGFSAKYGDKMSSVLDIQYKRPRGFGGSVSGSLLGGSAHLEGTAIDDRLTYLAGFRYRSNSYLLSSLDTEGDYQPSFTDFQTFITYRINDRLRIEYLGNYARNKYEYVPISRETTFGVVNNVLRLNVFFDGQEVDEYSNLMQAISLVNQPNDNLTLKYMGAYYRMVESETFDILGAYWLDEIETDFGSEDFGQTRFSLGSGSIQNFARNRLQADIFYAGHLGGYSYSNNFLQWGMNVQHERIGDLINEWERLDSAGYSLPFDTDQVIISDVLKSSFDLNSVRTSGFLQHSWRLGGPRDLVLNTGVRYNYWNVNNEFFVNPRVSLAFRPLWDSNIVLRFASGLYNQPPFYREMRNLAGEVNTDLKSQKAIHFVAGGDYDFTLWNRPFKFVSEIYYKYLYDIVPYEFDNVLIRYFGTNSATGHAYGIDMRLHGELVKDADSWISLSVMRTVEDIKDETFIAYFDEEGNRFFPNRFTMDQVADSVEMSPGLIPRPTDRRVNVGMFFQDYLPNNETFKVHLNLLFATGLPFGPPNNKRYTDTLRIPPYRRVDIGFSAQLYDRDNRESPPGTFFNNLESVWATLEVFNALGVSNTISYFWVKDISNTTYAVPNYLTARRVNARVIINF; from the coding sequence ATGCTCAGAATATTAGGAATACTGTTTTTTTGGAGTTTTACAAATCTGCTCTTCAGTCAGGAACAGGGAGTTCTAAGCGGAGTGGTTAAAGACGAAACAGGAAACGTGCTTCCCGGAGCTAATATAATTGCAATAAGTGCTGAAGAAACTACGGGTACTTCCACAACTAACAGAGGCGCCTTTCGGTTAAACCTGCAAGCTGAGACCGAGTACATGCTAGTCATTTCTTACCTAGGTTACAAAAGTGACACTACGCAATTAATCTTACAAAGTAATGAAGAAAAGGTGCTCAATTTTCAATTTGATGAGAGTGCTATTGCTTTGACACAAATTGAAATTACAGACCAGCAGATAAGGGAAACTCCGGGCATGATAAAAATGGATGTACAGTCCATAGAACGCATACCAAATCCTGCAGGTGGTTTAGAAGCTGCTTTACGCTCTCAGGCATTGGGTGTTACAGGAATGAGTGAACTAAGCTCTACCTATTCTGTGCGAGGTGGCAACTTTGATGAAAACCTTGTGTATATCAATGATCTTCAAGTTTACAGACCTTTTCTAATTCGTTCAGGTGAGCAGGAAGGTCTAAGTGTTATTAATCCCGATATGGTTAGCAATGTAATGTTTTCATCCGGTGGTTTTTCAGCTAAATACGGTGATAAAATGTCTTCTGTTTTAGATATTCAATATAAGCGTCCCCGTGGCTTTGGTGGCTCGGTGTCCGGCAGTTTACTCGGTGGAAGTGCTCACCTGGAAGGAACGGCAATTGACGACCGTCTTACTTATCTGGCTGGTTTCAGATATCGTTCCAATAGTTATTTACTTTCAAGCCTGGACACAGAGGGTGATTATCAACCTTCTTTTACAGATTTTCAAACTTTTATAACTTATCGCATTAACGACAGATTAAGAATTGAATATCTTGGTAACTATGCCAGAAATAAATACGAATATGTACCGATAAGCAGGGAAACTACTTTTGGTGTGGTAAATAATGTATTACGTTTAAATGTATTTTTTGACGGTCAGGAAGTTGATGAATACTCTAACCTCATGCAGGCCATTTCCTTAGTCAATCAACCCAATGATAACCTTACCTTAAAATACATGGGTGCATATTACAGAATGGTCGAAAGTGAAACATTCGATATTTTAGGAGCTTATTGGTTAGACGAGATAGAAACCGATTTTGGAAGTGAGGATTTTGGCCAAACCCGCTTTAGTTTGGGAAGCGGAAGTATTCAAAACTTTGCCAGAAACCGATTACAGGCTGATATTTTTTATGCAGGTCACCTTGGAGGCTATTCATACAGTAATAACTTTTTACAATGGGGAATGAACGTCCAACACGAAAGAATTGGAGACTTAATTAATGAATGGGAAAGATTGGATTCCGCCGGATATAGCCTTCCTTTTGATACAGATCAGGTGATAATAAGTGATGTTTTAAAATCAAGTTTTGATTTAAATTCTGTTCGCACGTCGGGATTTCTGCAACACTCCTGGAGATTAGGCGGACCGAGGGACTTAGTTTTAAATACGGGGGTAAGATATAATTACTGGAATGTAAATAATGAATTTTTTGTAAATCCGAGAGTTTCTTTAGCTTTTCGCCCACTTTGGGACAGTAATATCGTCCTTCGGTTTGCCTCCGGATTATATAATCAACCTCCTTTTTACCGGGAAATGCGAAATTTAGCCGGAGAAGTAAATACTGATTTAAAATCTCAGAAAGCAATTCACTTTGTAGCCGGAGGTGATTATGATTTTACACTTTGGAATCGTCCGTTTAAGTTTGTATCTGAAATCTACTATAAATACCTCTATGACATTGTACCTTATGAATTTGACAATGTATTAATTCGATACTTTGGCACAAACAGTGCAACAGGACATGCCTATGGGATAGATATGAGGCTTCACGGCGAATTGGTTAAAGATGCTGATTCATGGATTAGCCTCTCCGTAATGAGAACAGTAGAAGATATTAAAGATGAAACTTTTATAGCGTATTTTGATGAAGAAGGAAACCGTTTTTTTCCCAACAGATTTACAATGGATCAGGTAGCCGATAGTGTTGAAATGTCTCCGGGTCTAATACCAAGACCAACAGACAGAAGAGTAAATGTCGGAATGTTTTTTCAGGACTACCTACCTAATAATGAGACCTTCAAAGTGCATCTGAACTTACTTTTTGCTACAGGATTGCCCTTTGGTCCGCCTAATAACAAAAGATATACAGATACTTTGAGAATCCCTCCCTATCGAAGAGTTGATATAGGGTTTTCTGCTCAACTGTATGACAGAGATAATCGGGAAAGCCCTCCCGGAACTTTTTTCAATAATTTGGAGTCTGTATGGGCCACTCTGGAAGTATTTAATGCTCTTGGAGTCTCCAATACTATATCTTACTTTTGGGTTAAAGACATAAGCAATACTACCTATGCCGTTCCAAATTACCTCACCGCGAGAAGAGTTAATGCACGTGTAATAATAAACTTTTAA